The following proteins come from a genomic window of Ictalurus furcatus strain D&B chromosome 26, Billie_1.0, whole genome shotgun sequence:
- the mettl21e gene encoding methyltransferase like 21e — translation MEQELAEETETQEVTPDAELAAAIMKRHFHPSLIRSEAWEGYMFSDLEIKIKESTDCYGAVLWPSAMVLCHFLETHQENYNLVDKNVIEIGAGTGLVTIVCSLLGAKVTSTDLPDVLGNLRYNVSRNTRGRCRYEPHVTELTWGQQLEERFPRASCHYDYLMAADVVYSHPYLNELMETFEHLCSEDTVIFWTMRFRLDPENRFVDRFRARFHLEELYDLPSLHIKLYRAQKKISGSKSHSGAAA, via the exons ATGGAGCAGGAGCTTGCAGAGGAGACTGAGACGCAGG AAGTTACTCCAGATGCTGAGCTGGCAGCAGCTATCATGAAGAGACATTTCCATCCGTCTCTGATCAGATCCGAAGCGTGGGAGGGATATATGTTTTCCGATCTAGAGATTAAAATCAAAGAGTCGACTGATTGTTACGGTGCTGTGCTGTGGCCCTCG gcCATGGTGCTGTGTCATTTTCTTGAAACCCATCAGGAAAACTATAACCTTGTAGATAAGAACGTCATCGAGATTGGTGCTGGAACAGGACTGGTTACTATAGTGTGCAGCCTTCTAG GTGCAAAAGTGACGTCCACAGACCTCCCAGATGTTCTTGGTAACCTGCGCTATAACGTGAGCCGCAACACCAGGGGGCGCTGTCGTTACGAGCCACATGTGACAGAGCTCACCTGGGGGCAGCAGCTAGAAGAGCGATTCCCACGCGCATCGTGTCACTATGACTACCTCATGGCTGCAGATGTTGTTTACTCCCACCCATACCTCAACGAACTGATGGAGACGTTTGAACACCTGTGCTCAGAGGACACTGTAATATTTTGGACAATGAGATTCCGCCTGGACCCTGAGAATCGCTTCGTGGACCGATTTAGAGCCCGCTTTCATTTGGAAGAGCTTTATGACTTACCCAGCCTACACATTAAGCTGTACAGAGCGCAAAAGAAAATCTCAGGCTCGAAAAGTCATTCTGGGGCCGCAGCGTAG